In a genomic window of Rhinolophus ferrumequinum isolate MPI-CBG mRhiFer1 chromosome 2, mRhiFer1_v1.p, whole genome shotgun sequence:
- the PSMG1 gene encoding proteasome assembly chaperone 1 isoform X1, whose protein sequence is MAATFFGEVVKAPCRAGTEDEEEDDEGRKETPEDREVRRQLARKREVRLLRRQTKTSLEVSLLEKYPCSKFIIAIGNNAVAFLSSFVTSSGVWEEVGCAKLWNEWCRTTDTAHLSPTEAFCVFYHLKSNPSVLLCQCSCYVAEDQQYQWLEKVFGSCPRKNLQITVLTCRHVTDYKTSESTSSLHPPFLKALKTQNFKEPPCCSLLEQPNIVHDLPAAVLSYCQVWKIPAILYLCYTDVMKLDLITVEAFKPVLSSRSLKGLVKNIPQSTEVLKKLVTTNEIQSNIYT, encoded by the exons ATGGCGGCTACGTTCTTTGGGGAGGTAGTGAAGGCCCCATGCCGAGCTGGGACGGAGGACGAGGAGGAAGACGACGAGGGGAGGAAGGAGACTCCCGAGGACAGGGAGGTCCGGCGGCAGCTGGCGCGGAAGAG GGAGGTGCGGCTCCTTCGAAGACAAACGAAAACATCTTTGGAAGTTTCTCTGCTAGAAAAATATCCTTGCTCCAAGTTTATAATTGCTATAGGAAATAATGCAGTAG CATTTTTGTCGTCATTTGTTACGAGTTCAGGAGTCTGGGAGGAAGTTGGTTGTGCTAAACTCTGGAATGAATGGTGTAGAACAACGGACACTGCACATCTGTCCCCCACAGAGGCTTTTTGCGTGTTTTATCATCTGAAATCGAATCCCTCG GTTTTGCTTTGTCAGTGCAGCTGCTACGTTGCCGAAGACCAGCAGTATCAGTGGCTAGAAAAG GTTTTTGGCTCTTGTCCAAGGAAGAATTTGCAAATAACTGTTCTCACATGTCGACATGTTACCGATTATAAAACTTCAGAATCTACCAGCAGCCTTCATCCTCCTTTCCTGAAAGCCCTAAAAACACAGAATTTCAAAGAGCCTCCATGCTGTTCACTGCTAGAACAACCCAATATTGTGCATGATCTTCCTGCAGCAG TTCTGAGTTACTGTCAAGTATGGAAAATCCCCGCCATTCTGTACTTGTGTTATACTGATGTGATGAAATTAGACCTAATTACAGTTGAAGCTTTTAAGCCTGTACTTTCTTCCAGAAGCTTGAAAGGTTTGGTTAAG AATATTCCCCAGAGCACAGAGGTACTGAAGAAATTGGTGACAACAAATGAGATTCAGAGTAACATTTACACATGA
- the LOC117013292 gene encoding eukaryotic translation initiation factor 1-like, with translation MSTIQNLHSFDPFADASEGDDLLPAGTEDYIHIRIQQRNSRKTLTTVQGIADDYDKKKLVKAFKKKFACNGTVIEHPEYGEVIQLQGDRRKNIRQFLIETGLAKEDELKVYGF, from the coding sequence ATGTCCACCATCCAGAACCTCCACTCTTTTGACCCCTTTGCTGATGCAAGTGAGGGTGATGATCTGCTTCCTGCTGGCACTGAGGATTATATCCATATAAGAATTCAACAGAGAAACAGCAGGAAAACCCTTACTACTGTCCAAGGGATCGCTGATGATTATGATAAAAAGAAACTAGTGAAGGCCTTTAAGAAGAAATTTGCCTGCAACGGTACTGTAATTGAGCATCCAGAATATGGAGAAGTAATTCAGCTTCAGGGTGACCGGCGCAAGAACATACGCCAGTTCCTCATCGAGACTGGACTGGCTAAGGAGGACGAGCTGAAGGTTTATGGGTTTTAG
- the PSMG1 gene encoding proteasome assembly chaperone 1 isoform X2, with protein sequence MPSWDGGRGGRRRGEEGDSRGQGGPAAAGAEEFCLVSRVREVRLLRRQTKTSLEVSLLEKYPCSKFIIAIGNNAVAFLSSFVTSSGVWEEVGCAKLWNEWCRTTDTAHLSPTEAFCVFYHLKSNPSVLLCQCSCYVAEDQQYQWLEKVFGSCPRKNLQITVLTCRHVTDYKTSESTSSLHPPFLKALKTQNFKEPPCCSLLEQPNIVHDLPAAVLSYCQVWKIPAILYLCYTDVMKLDLITVEAFKPVLSSRSLKGLVKNIPQSTEVLKKLVTTNEIQSNIYT encoded by the exons ATGCCGAGCTGGGACGGAGGACGAGGAGGAAGACGACGAGGGGAGGAAGGAGACTCCCGAGGACAGGGAGGTCCGGCGGCAGCTGGCGCGGAAGAG TTTTGTCTTGTTTCCCGTGTTAGGGAGGTGCGGCTCCTTCGAAGACAAACGAAAACATCTTTGGAAGTTTCTCTGCTAGAAAAATATCCTTGCTCCAAGTTTATAATTGCTATAGGAAATAATGCAGTAG CATTTTTGTCGTCATTTGTTACGAGTTCAGGAGTCTGGGAGGAAGTTGGTTGTGCTAAACTCTGGAATGAATGGTGTAGAACAACGGACACTGCACATCTGTCCCCCACAGAGGCTTTTTGCGTGTTTTATCATCTGAAATCGAATCCCTCG GTTTTGCTTTGTCAGTGCAGCTGCTACGTTGCCGAAGACCAGCAGTATCAGTGGCTAGAAAAG GTTTTTGGCTCTTGTCCAAGGAAGAATTTGCAAATAACTGTTCTCACATGTCGACATGTTACCGATTATAAAACTTCAGAATCTACCAGCAGCCTTCATCCTCCTTTCCTGAAAGCCCTAAAAACACAGAATTTCAAAGAGCCTCCATGCTGTTCACTGCTAGAACAACCCAATATTGTGCATGATCTTCCTGCAGCAG TTCTGAGTTACTGTCAAGTATGGAAAATCCCCGCCATTCTGTACTTGTGTTATACTGATGTGATGAAATTAGACCTAATTACAGTTGAAGCTTTTAAGCCTGTACTTTCTTCCAGAAGCTTGAAAGGTTTGGTTAAG AATATTCCCCAGAGCACAGAGGTACTGAAGAAATTGGTGACAACAAATGAGATTCAGAGTAACATTTACACATGA